From the Silvanigrella paludirubra genome, one window contains:
- a CDS encoding DUF805 domain-containing protein produces MNFIESIIHSLKKYARFEGRSTVLEFWYFHLFYYSLWFIPILINKIVFDNSEKINFFSLFPIISALILLPPYISVTVRRLHDINKNGWWYFIHMIPLIGILIIYIICSLPGTKGINKYGCLEIK; encoded by the coding sequence ATGAATTTTATTGAATCAATTATACATAGTTTAAAAAAGTATGCTCGATTTGAAGGCAGATCAACAGTTCTTGAGTTTTGGTATTTTCATTTATTTTATTATTCGCTGTGGTTTATTCCTATTCTAATAAACAAAATAGTTTTTGATAATTCTGAAAAAATTAATTTTTTCAGTCTATTTCCTATAATCTCCGCTCTTATATTATTACCTCCATATATTTCTGTTACAGTGAGGAGATTACACGATATAAATAAAAATGGATGGTGGTACTTTATTCATATGATTCCTCTCATTGGTATTTTAATTATTTATATTATTTGTTCACTACCAGGTACAAAAGGGATAAATAAGTATGGTTGTCTTGAGATCAAATAA
- a CDS encoding Rpn family recombination-promoting nuclease/putative transposase, protein MENDKLLDVKNDYLFKRIFGEDEEIFIDFANSILNYPEERKIMSVTFLNNEVNKDSEFDKESRFDVIAQLNDGSFVNLEMQMRNTGEYEKRCLYYWAKLYEKQLGKGEPYRVLAPSICIHILNFNFFKEKDEFMTNVGLLDMKTNKVFSKDLEFIFLEVPKVPKTYYNNLEKWMVFLKGTSKKEVMKMDNSAINKAQETLEYLSQDPVARAKYEARLKYLSDYNTSMYTERQEGREEGREEAKIQFAKKMRSEGFSPEIVMKITGLTAEELEKL, encoded by the coding sequence TTGGAAAATGATAAGTTACTGGATGTTAAAAATGATTATTTATTTAAACGCATATTTGGGGAAGACGAAGAAATATTTATTGATTTTGCGAATAGTATTTTAAATTACCCGGAAGAAAGAAAAATAATGTCTGTCACTTTTTTAAACAATGAAGTGAATAAAGACAGTGAGTTTGATAAAGAGTCTCGGTTTGACGTAATTGCGCAACTAAATGATGGCTCCTTTGTAAATTTAGAAATGCAAATGAGAAACACAGGTGAGTATGAAAAACGTTGTTTGTATTATTGGGCAAAACTTTATGAAAAACAATTAGGTAAAGGAGAACCTTATCGTGTACTTGCACCTTCCATTTGTATTCATATTTTAAACTTCAATTTTTTTAAAGAAAAAGATGAATTTATGACTAATGTGGGTTTATTAGACATGAAAACCAATAAAGTCTTTTCTAAGGATTTGGAGTTTATCTTTTTAGAAGTTCCCAAAGTTCCAAAAACCTATTACAATAACCTAGAAAAATGGATGGTCTTTTTAAAGGGAACATCTAAAAAGGAGGTCATGAAAATGGACAATTCTGCAATAAATAAAGCTCAAGAAACTTTGGAATACTTAAGCCAAGACCCCGTTGCTCGGGCAAAGTATGAAGCTCGTTTAAAATACTTAAGTGACTACAACACAAGCATGTATACCGAGCGGCAAGAGGGGAGAGAAGAAGGGAGAGAAGAAGCTAAAATTCAATTTGCAAAAAAAATGCGCAGTGAAGGATTTTCTCCTGAAATCGTTATGAAAATAACAGGTCTAACTGCTGAAGAGCTTGAAAAGTTATAA
- a CDS encoding imm11 family protein, which translates to MYTNHEPWGKKYTDFHHGTGDEYYINDRFLNCLKTIGEGNFQIFPVTVLPEEKPYFILNILNVIDCVDRELSKYNLWTEEDNRPDKLGKFRGFDKMVLDRSKVPKGIHIFRVYGYQIVTVVTKELVEEFEKNDVKGFSLIPLG; encoded by the coding sequence TTGTATACAAATCATGAGCCATGGGGTAAAAAATATACTGATTTTCATCATGGCACTGGTGATGAATATTATATAAATGATCGTTTTTTAAATTGTTTAAAGACTATAGGTGAGGGTAATTTTCAAATTTTTCCTGTAACTGTTTTACCGGAAGAAAAACCTTATTTTATTTTAAATATTTTAAATGTTATTGATTGTGTAGATAGAGAATTATCAAAATATAATTTGTGGACTGAAGAAGACAATAGACCAGATAAACTTGGTAAATTTCGTGGTTTTGATAAAATGGTGTTAGATCGTTCTAAAGTTCCAAAAGGAATTCATATATTTAGAGTATATGGGTATCAAATTGTAACGGTAGTAACGAAAGAGCTGGTAGAAGAATTTGAGAAAAATGATGTTAAAGGATTTAGTTTAATTCCTTTAGGATAA
- a CDS encoding imm11 family protein yields MNELFRITLPINMPESKFKYLLLNEPLEKISGKIYEDYVFQQGKKIEIANELVIGKSWGKKFADFHMSLGGAFYINEKFINCLKTVGETNYQLLPITVLPEEKPYFILNTLNVIDCVDRELSKFTLWTEEDNRPDKLGKFHGFDKMVLDRTKVPNGVHIFLLKGYDILTVVTKELVEEFEKNGVKGFTLIPVG; encoded by the coding sequence CATTGCCAATAAATATGCCAGAGTCAAAATTTAAATATTTATTATTAAATGAACCTTTAGAAAAAATATCTGGAAAAATATATGAGGATTATGTATTTCAACAAGGAAAAAAAATTGAAATAGCAAATGAGCTTGTTATTGGAAAATCTTGGGGCAAAAAATTTGCAGATTTTCATATGAGTTTAGGAGGCGCTTTTTACATAAATGAAAAGTTTATCAATTGTTTAAAAACTGTAGGTGAAACCAATTATCAATTATTACCAATAACAGTTTTACCAGAAGAAAAACCTTATTTTATTTTAAATACATTAAATGTTATTGATTGTGTTGATAGAGAGTTATCAAAATTTACTTTATGGACGGAAGAAGACAATAGGCCAGATAAACTTGGTAAATTTCATGGTTTTGATAAAATGGTTTTAGACCGTACTAAAGTTCCAAATGGAGTTCATATTTTTTTATTAAAAGGCTATGATATTTTAACTGTAGTAACGAAAGAGCTAGTAGAAGAATTTGAGAAAAATGGTGTTAAAGGATTTACTTTAATCCCTGTTGGATAA